The following proteins are encoded in a genomic region of Microbacterium sp. NC79:
- a CDS encoding rhomboid family intramembrane serine protease, whose translation MTIEPRPTEKPRSRLVTAAIFGGGFVALIWIIEILDAITNQRLDNNGVRPWTVDGLWGIVFAPVLHTDWAHLISNSVPAFVLTFVIVLSSGTTRWLEATAIVWVTAGVGTWLIGGLNTNHVGASSLIFGWVAFLVLRGFFAKKLSEIAIGLVIGAVYGYLIWGVLPTTPGVSWQGHLCGAIGGVIAAVILGRRSAEQRDATARS comes from the coding sequence ATGACGATTGAGCCTCGCCCGACCGAGAAGCCACGGTCTCGGCTCGTGACCGCCGCAATCTTCGGCGGTGGCTTCGTCGCGCTGATATGGATCATCGAGATTCTCGACGCGATCACGAATCAGCGGCTCGACAACAACGGTGTGCGCCCGTGGACGGTAGATGGCCTGTGGGGCATCGTCTTCGCGCCGGTACTGCACACCGACTGGGCGCACCTCATCTCCAACTCCGTTCCAGCTTTTGTTCTAACGTTTGTGATTGTGCTGAGTTCCGGAACCACGCGGTGGCTGGAAGCGACGGCGATCGTGTGGGTGACGGCTGGTGTCGGTACGTGGCTCATCGGCGGACTCAACACCAACCATGTCGGCGCATCATCCCTCATCTTCGGGTGGGTGGCATTCCTGGTGCTTCGTGGCTTCTTCGCGAAGAAACTCAGCGAAATCGCGATCGGTCTCGTGATCGGGGCCGTGTACGGGTATCTCATTTGGGGTGTCCTCCCGACGACGCCAGGCGTTTCTTGGCAGGGGCACCTGTGCGGAGCGATTGGCGGCGTGATCGCTGCGGTTATTCTCGGCCGGCGCTCCGCAGAACAGCGCGACGCCACTGCACGCAGCTGA
- a CDS encoding alanine racemase — MTRSAAAQGWRTPEAWWPALTSATSHLSAPVAVIAQDALAFNARDMLVRAGGVPIRVASKSIRVRAVLDAVLALPGYQGILAFTLAEALWLSETQDDIVMGYPTTDRAALARLLADETAASRITLMIDDVAQLDLIDAVVAPSARPVIRVAIDADASWRAPALGHIGVRRSPLHTPDEVAAFAARVVSRPGFALVGLMMYEAQIAGQTDASGHQDGLMRWMKRQSGNELADRRRAIVAGVRRVADLEFVNGGGTGSLEYTAADDSVTELTAGSGFLAGTLFDDYQGFQPAPAAAFAFDVVRKPLPDIATILGGGWIASGPPVASRQPRAAWPTGLKTLGREGAGEVQTPLQGAPARSLAVGDRVWLRHAKSGEGSERVLSYHVVDDGVVVDELLTYRGEGKAFL; from the coding sequence ATGACCCGATCGGCGGCGGCGCAAGGGTGGCGTACTCCCGAGGCATGGTGGCCCGCGCTGACCAGTGCGACGTCGCACCTTTCTGCCCCGGTGGCTGTGATTGCGCAGGATGCGCTCGCCTTCAACGCCCGCGACATGCTGGTGCGCGCTGGGGGAGTGCCGATTCGCGTCGCCAGTAAGTCGATTCGCGTCCGTGCCGTGCTCGACGCCGTCCTTGCCCTTCCCGGATACCAGGGCATCCTCGCCTTTACGCTCGCAGAAGCCCTGTGGCTTTCCGAAACTCAAGACGACATCGTGATGGGGTACCCCACGACTGATCGTGCGGCGCTCGCTCGCCTCCTTGCCGACGAAACGGCTGCGAGCCGCATCACCCTGATGATTGATGATGTCGCACAGCTCGACCTCATCGATGCGGTGGTGGCGCCGTCCGCACGTCCTGTGATCCGCGTCGCGATTGATGCGGATGCGTCGTGGCGTGCTCCCGCCCTCGGACATATTGGGGTAAGGCGGTCGCCACTGCATACGCCAGATGAGGTTGCCGCTTTTGCCGCGCGGGTGGTGAGCCGCCCCGGCTTCGCGCTCGTGGGGCTGATGATGTACGAGGCTCAGATTGCCGGGCAAACCGATGCAAGCGGCCACCAGGACGGTCTCATGCGCTGGATGAAGCGGCAATCAGGCAACGAACTGGCCGATCGTCGCCGTGCGATTGTCGCGGGCGTTCGACGCGTCGCTGACCTGGAATTTGTCAACGGCGGTGGAACCGGTTCGCTGGAATACACTGCCGCAGACGATTCCGTCACCGAGCTCACCGCAGGCAGCGGATTCTTGGCGGGCACGCTTTTTGATGACTACCAGGGGTTCCAGCCCGCACCGGCTGCGGCGTTCGCGTTCGACGTCGTGCGCAAGCCCCTCCCTGACATCGCCACCATTCTCGGCGGTGGTTGGATTGCTTCCGGCCCGCCGGTGGCTTCGCGCCAACCTCGCGCGGCATGGCCAACGGGCCTGAAAACGCTTGGCCGTGAGGGTGCGGGGGAAGTGCAGACGCCGTTACAGGGCGCACCCGCCCGTTCGCTCGCAGTCGGCGACCGCGTCTGGCTTCGTCATGCCAAGAGCGGCGAAGGGTCGGAACGGGTGTTGTCGTACCACGTCGTTGACGACGGCGTCGTGGTTGATGAGTTGTTGACGTACCGCGGAGAAGGAAAGGCGTTTTTGTGA
- a CDS encoding D-arabinono-1,4-lactone oxidase encodes MTRPGGQWQNWARSARIRPQLTEFPRTAEAVQRAVIAAKARGMQIKAVGSGHSFTGIAVAPGVLLDLSDLSGLVAVDTERGRVTLKAGTKLHQIPELLAPFGLAMENLGDIDRQSISGAISTGTHGTGSGFGGISTQIVGATLVTAEGEFRTIDENHSPELLPAVALGLGALGILVDVTVQCVPAFLLHAVERRESIHDVMANIHERANAVDHFEFYWFPHTEFALTKENTRLPEGDKRHPLPRAAKWLDETVLANGVYRLTCGLGSVVPAIVPPVSRMASQLTGSREYTDHSTRVFTQSRTVRFREMEYAIPVENVQDAFRELAAVIARKGWKISFPVEVRFAKGDDRWLSTAYGRDSAYIAVHRYWREDPSEYFWAVETIMAQFGGRPHWGKMHTLNAQTLRERYPRFDDFVALRDEWDPERRFRNAYLDRVLGA; translated from the coding sequence GTGACACGACCAGGCGGACAATGGCAGAACTGGGCACGATCGGCTCGCATCCGACCGCAGCTCACGGAGTTTCCGCGCACGGCTGAGGCCGTCCAGCGGGCTGTTATTGCGGCGAAGGCGCGTGGCATGCAGATCAAGGCAGTTGGTTCCGGCCACTCCTTTACCGGCATCGCCGTTGCTCCCGGTGTACTGCTCGACCTGTCAGACCTCAGCGGCCTCGTCGCCGTCGATACGGAACGCGGCCGCGTCACACTCAAAGCCGGCACCAAGCTGCACCAGATTCCTGAATTGCTCGCGCCGTTCGGACTCGCGATGGAAAACCTCGGTGACATCGATCGACAGTCAATTTCTGGCGCGATCTCGACCGGAACGCACGGCACCGGATCTGGTTTCGGCGGAATCTCCACCCAGATCGTGGGCGCGACCCTCGTCACCGCAGAGGGCGAGTTCCGCACCATCGACGAGAACCACTCGCCCGAGTTGCTTCCGGCGGTTGCCCTCGGGCTCGGCGCGCTCGGCATCCTTGTTGACGTCACCGTGCAGTGTGTTCCGGCCTTCCTTTTGCATGCTGTCGAGCGCCGTGAGTCGATTCACGATGTGATGGCAAATATTCATGAGCGCGCGAACGCCGTTGACCACTTTGAGTTCTACTGGTTTCCGCACACCGAATTTGCGCTCACGAAGGAAAACACGCGGTTGCCTGAGGGCGATAAGCGTCATCCACTGCCGCGTGCCGCGAAGTGGCTCGATGAGACCGTACTTGCCAATGGCGTCTACCGCCTGACCTGCGGACTCGGGAGCGTGGTTCCCGCGATCGTGCCACCGGTATCCCGCATGGCTTCCCAGCTCACCGGCTCGCGCGAGTACACCGATCACTCCACTCGGGTTTTCACGCAGTCTCGCACCGTGCGGTTCCGTGAGATGGAGTACGCCATCCCCGTGGAAAACGTGCAGGACGCGTTTCGCGAACTCGCCGCTGTCATCGCGCGCAAGGGGTGGAAGATCTCTTTCCCGGTTGAGGTGCGCTTTGCGAAGGGCGATGACCGGTGGCTGTCGACCGCATACGGCCGTGATTCTGCCTACATCGCCGTGCACCGGTACTGGCGCGAAGACCCCAGCGAATATTTCTGGGCGGTGGAGACGATCATGGCGCAGTTCGGTGGCCGACCGCACTGGGGAAAGATGCACACGCTCAATGCCCAGACATTGCGCGAGCGCTATCCCCGCTTTGACGATTTTGTCGCGCTTCGCGATGAATGGGACCCGGAACGGCGCTTCCGAAACGCGTACCTTGATCGCGTCCTCGGGGCGTGA
- a CDS encoding LemA family protein, whose protein sequence is MWEWLIPVLIVVAIVVIGAIYLWATYNALVALNVRVDEAWSDITVQLKRRADLIPNLIETVKGYAAHEKAVFENVTRARAETLSATSPAAAGVAEGHMEQALKSLFAVAEAYPALQASQNYLQLQEAIVDTEDKIQASRRFFNGGVRELNTKIKVFPNNLFARSLGFVEREFFEVVDGTAISEPPRVQF, encoded by the coding sequence ATGTGGGAATGGCTAATTCCGGTTCTGATCGTTGTTGCGATCGTGGTTATCGGCGCAATTTACCTGTGGGCGACGTACAACGCGCTTGTCGCGCTCAACGTCCGCGTTGATGAGGCGTGGAGCGACATTACGGTTCAACTCAAGCGTCGTGCTGATCTCATTCCGAACCTTATCGAGACGGTGAAGGGATACGCGGCCCACGAAAAGGCGGTCTTTGAGAACGTCACCCGTGCGCGCGCTGAGACCCTCTCGGCAACGTCGCCGGCAGCGGCCGGCGTGGCAGAAGGTCACATGGAGCAGGCCCTGAAGAGCCTCTTCGCGGTCGCTGAGGCTTACCCGGCACTGCAGGCCAGCCAGAACTATCTGCAGTTGCAAGAGGCCATCGTTGACACCGAAGACAAGATCCAGGCGTCGCGTCGGTTCTTCAACGGAGGCGTGCGCGAACTGAACACGAAGATCAAGGTGTTCCCCAACAACCTGTTCGCACGCAGCCTCGGTTTCGTGGAACGCGAGTTCTTCGAGGTGGTGGACGGAACGGCGATCTCAGAGCCGCCTCGCGTTCAGTTCTAG
- a CDS encoding winged helix-turn-helix domain-containing protein, which yields MVDSLSRRQAQRITLAAQGFNRRRPATPSPRHLHAVMRDIGVLQIDTVNVFSRSHYMPMFSRLGAYDTGTFDDLMFRADGDYVEYWAHAATLVPVADWSLWNFRMEANRAKYGETAGKWVAENAATMQWVRDELAARGPLRPAEIEDDSHQGARGPWWDWNRVKLALEYMFMFGDVAVAGRRGFERRYGLTEHVIPEQHRGAPVAKDDAIRELMSRALASYGVATTADLADYYRVPVAAATKALADLRDAGTAIPTYVEGWQRNGKPIMAWRHHEAAIARSVPPAVLLTPFDPLVWFRDRAARLYDFDYRIEIYTPSHKREFGYYSLPILADGDIVGRVDLKADRARSTLLVQSAWWECPEDRRHAPAVAEELRLAARWQGLEALSVSSWGSATADLRAALPGAARHDRQE from the coding sequence GTGGTCGATTCTCTCTCTCGCCGTCAGGCGCAACGCATCACCCTGGCCGCACAGGGGTTCAATCGGCGCCGACCCGCGACTCCATCACCTCGGCACTTGCACGCAGTCATGCGCGATATCGGGGTGCTGCAAATCGACACCGTCAACGTGTTCTCCCGTAGCCACTACATGCCGATGTTTTCTCGCCTTGGCGCCTATGACACCGGCACGTTTGACGATCTCATGTTCCGTGCTGACGGCGACTACGTCGAGTATTGGGCACATGCCGCCACCCTGGTTCCGGTGGCTGATTGGTCGTTGTGGAACTTCCGGATGGAGGCGAACCGGGCAAAATACGGCGAAACCGCCGGCAAGTGGGTGGCGGAAAACGCGGCCACCATGCAGTGGGTACGTGACGAGTTGGCAGCGCGCGGTCCGCTTCGCCCTGCCGAGATTGAAGACGATTCGCACCAGGGCGCGCGCGGCCCCTGGTGGGACTGGAACCGCGTCAAACTCGCTTTGGAATACATGTTCATGTTTGGCGATGTCGCGGTTGCTGGCCGGCGCGGCTTCGAACGCCGCTACGGACTCACCGAACATGTCATCCCGGAGCAGCACCGTGGCGCTCCGGTCGCGAAGGACGATGCCATCCGAGAACTCATGAGCCGCGCGCTCGCTTCGTATGGGGTGGCGACAACCGCCGACCTCGCCGACTATTACCGGGTTCCGGTCGCCGCAGCCACAAAAGCCCTCGCCGACCTTCGTGACGCTGGCACGGCGATTCCGACATATGTCGAAGGGTGGCAACGCAACGGCAAACCGATCATGGCGTGGCGACACCACGAAGCGGCAATCGCGCGTTCTGTCCCGCCCGCGGTGCTGTTGACGCCGTTTGATCCGCTGGTGTGGTTCCGGGATCGCGCAGCGCGCCTCTATGACTTCGACTATCGCATTGAGATCTACACCCCATCGCACAAGCGTGAGTTCGGGTACTACTCGCTGCCAATCCTCGCTGATGGCGACATCGTGGGTCGTGTCGACCTCAAGGCAGACAGGGCTCGATCAACCCTGCTGGTGCAATCGGCGTGGTGGGAATGCCCTGAAGACCGCCGCCACGCTCCGGCCGTCGCAGAGGAGTTACGTCTCGCCGCCCGATGGCAGGGGCTGGAAGCGCTCAGTGTCTCCTCCTGGGGCTCAGCCACCGCTGACCTCCGTGCCGCGCTTCCTGGGGCCGCCCGCCATGACAGGCAGGAATGA